GATCGGGTCGATGATCGTGTCGACCAGGCGCGGCAGCGCGCTGACCCAGCCGACCATCCGCGGGTCCATGTGCAGCCCGAGGTTCAGGATGATCATCATGCCGCCGATGGCCGCCGACAGGAGGTTGTTCACGAAGGCGCCAGCGCCGTAGGCCAGCTTGTGCGAGAACTTGATCCGATCCTCGGGCGCGGTCCGGCTGTGCGTTGCGGCGCTCATGGCTTCATCTCTTGGAACGCTCCCGGGTGGCGGTGGGTGGTCTCGAACATCCACATCTTTGTACGCACGCCGAACAAAGTACCCCGACTTCCTTCAGCCGGTCAAGCGGATTCTGGGGGCTGCCCGGGGCCTCGCATCGACAGAGGCTGTCAATATCGCGTTCAGCAGGCCTACCAAACGGAACGGGGCCGGCCAGCCTC
The sequence above is a segment of the bacterium genome. Coding sequences within it:
- a CDS encoding MFS transporter; its protein translation is MSAATHSRTAPEDRIKFSHKLAYGAGAFVNNLLSAAIGGMMIILNLGLHMDPRMVGWVSALPRLVDTIIDPI